The Maniola jurtina chromosome 1, ilManJurt1.1, whole genome shotgun sequence genome has a window encoding:
- the LOC123865334 gene encoding uncharacterized protein LOC123865334 isoform X1: MEVNITPVAPNRARKRIRDPAHWKRNIKKRERYMPKNLPNLSISCTHKSKLMNCSKLTSQDLRKFREAFYSKPEKNFQDNFILKYMKVKVPSRKKRGERKRGELICHTRLYIRQFQKPYTIMQVCQKLFKRVLSITEHRIRTIAKNYYTSGKPPQENRGGDRTSIKNVGKKTAVMQFIESFKCIESHYCRSATSVRKYVPSELNIRKMWRMYNQKCDEHLKVRQCFFRNIFNRSYNIGFVTPRVDVCSKCLSFTERIKHEQDSTKKAHLIGELRLHKLKAKCFHRFLKEYDPSRLTISFDCQKNQVLPKVPDQSAYYSRQLYIYNFTIVKGNETQNISKENVYINCWTENTHRKSSNEIASALYFFLKNCNLEGKKVLRLMGDGCGSQNKNSTMIAMLSYWLVNEAHRNLKTIELIFPVPGHSFLPADRVFGLIEKEVKNMEQIIHPQSYIDIYEKYGQVTKLGMDCSVFNWKELGMNTLKRPGEYHFQFLPCKRFYLKRVKNNPQRCLLKGEVNYNTDLGAYKSVIKKNKSLYKASVPLVEAGKVKVSALKIGDVKNLLKSHFGENWETQYGDELNFYTNIITKNTDDTENANVLDGDTENENHDLCNYYPEEIGLSV, from the exons ATGGAGGTTAACATCACACCAGTGGCTCCAAATAGAGCCAGAAAAAGGATAAGGGACCCTGCGCATTGGAAACGCAACATAAAAAAACGTGAAAG GTATATGCCGAAGAATCTACCAAATTTATCCATCTCTTGTACACATAAGAGCAAGTTAATGAACTGCTCCAAACTAACATCCCAAGATCTCAGAAAGTTTCGCGAGGCCTTTTACTCTAAACCAGAGAAAAACTTTCAAGACAActttatacttaaatatatgAAGGTAAAGGTACCATCCCGGAAGAAGCGTGGTGAGCGCAAGAGAGGTGAATTGATATGTCACACTAGACTTTACATTCGACAGTTCCAAAAACCCTATACAATAATGCAAGTatgtcaaaaattatttaaaagagtATTAAGCATTACGGAACATAGAATCCGTACAATtgctaaaaattattatacttctGGCAAACCTCCTCAGGAGAATCGTGGTGGAGACCGAACATCCATCAAAAATGTGGGTAAAAAAACGGCAGTTATGCAGTTCATAGAATCTTTTAAATGTATTGAGTCCCACTACTGTCGCTCGGCTACCTCTGTACGTAAATATGTTCCATCGGAACTCAATATTCGTAAAATGTGGCGAATGTACAACCAAAAATGCGACGAGCACTTAAAAGTTCGGCAATGTTTCtttagaaatatatttaatagaTCTTACAACATTGGCTTTGTTACCCCAAGGGTAGACGTATGCTCGAAATGTTTATCATTTACAGAGAGAATCAAACATGAACAGGACTCTACAAAAAAGGCCCATTTAATAGGTGAACTAAGGCTGCATAAATTGAAGGCGAAATGCTTTCACAGGTTTTTGAAGGAGTACGATCCTAGCAGATTGACCATTAGTTTTGATTGTCAAAAAAATCAGGTGCTACCGAAAGTGCCTGATCAGTCGGCATACTATAGTCGCCAACTGTACATCTATAATTTTACAATAGTAAAAGGAAACGAGACTCAGAACATTTCCAAAGAAAATGTTTACATAAATTGTTGGACTGAAAACACGCACAGAAAATCGTCTAACGAAATTGCATcagctttatatttttttcttaaaaattgtaACTTGGAAGGCAAAAAAGTTCTAAGATTAATGGGAGATGGCTGTGGctctcaaaataaaaatagtaccaTGATTGCCATGCTCTCATATTGGCTAGTAAATGAAGCTCACAGAAACCTTAAAACAATAGAGCTGATATTTCCAGTGCCCGGGCACTCATTTTTGCCCGCGGATAGGGTATTTggattaatagaaaaagaagTAAAGAACATGGAACAGATAATACACCCACAGTCCTATATAGATATATATGAGAAATATGGGCAAGTCACAAAGCTCGGTATGGATTGTTCTGTTTTTAATTGGAAAGAATTGGGAATGAATACACTTAAGCGGCCAGGTGAATATCATTTCCAATTTCTGCCCTGTAAACGTTTTTATCTGAAGAGAGTTAAAAATAACCCCCAACGATGCTTGTTAAAAGGTGAAGTTAATTACAATACTGACCTAGGAGCCTACAAGtctgtcattaaaaaaaataaaagtttgtacAAAGCTTCAGTTCCTTTAGTAGAAGCAGGAAAAGTCAAAGTGAGTGCACTCAAAATTGGAGATGTAAAGAATTTATTAAAAAGCCATTTTGGTGAAAATTGGGAAACCCAGTATGGCGATGAACTAAACTTTTACACAAATATCATAACGAAAAATACTGATGATACTGAAAATGCAAATGTTCTCGATGGTGATACGGAAAATGAAAATCACGATCTTTGTAATTATTATCCCGAAGAAATTGGATTAAgcgtttaa
- the LOC123865334 gene encoding uncharacterized protein LOC123865334 isoform X2 → MEVNITPVAPNRARKRIRDPAHWKRNIKKRERYMPKNLPNLSISCTHKSKLMNCSKLTSQDLRKFREAFYSKPEKNFQDNFILKYMKVKVPSRKKRGERKRERIKHEQDSTKKAHLIGELRLHKLKAKCFHRFLKEYDPSRLTISFDCQKNQVLPKVPDQSAYYSRQLYIYNFTIVKGNETQNISKENVYINCWTENTHRKSSNEIASALYFFLKNCNLEGKKVLRLMGDGCGSQNKNSTMIAMLSYWLVNEAHRNLKTIELIFPVPGHSFLPADRVFGLIEKEVKNMEQIIHPQSYIDIYEKYGQVTKLGMDCSVFNWKELGMNTLKRPGEYHFQFLPCKRFYLKRVKNNPQRCLLKGEVNYNTDLGAYKSVIKKNKSLYKASVPLVEAGKVKVSALKIGDVKNLLKSHFGENWETQYGDELNFYTNIITKNTDDTENANVLDGDTENENHDLCNYYPEEIGLSV, encoded by the exons ATGGAGGTTAACATCACACCAGTGGCTCCAAATAGAGCCAGAAAAAGGATAAGGGACCCTGCGCATTGGAAACGCAACATAAAAAAACGTGAAAG GTATATGCCGAAGAATCTACCAAATTTATCCATCTCTTGTACACATAAGAGCAAGTTAATGAACTGCTCCAAACTAACATCCCAAGATCTCAGAAAGTTTCGCGAGGCCTTTTACTCTAAACCAGAGAAAAACTTTCAAGACAActttatacttaaatatatgAAGGTAAAGGTACCATCCCGGAAGAAGCGTGGTGAGCGCAAGAGAG AGAGAATCAAACATGAACAGGACTCTACAAAAAAGGCCCATTTAATAGGTGAACTAAGGCTGCATAAATTGAAGGCGAAATGCTTTCACAGGTTTTTGAAGGAGTACGATCCTAGCAGATTGACCATTAGTTTTGATTGTCAAAAAAATCAGGTGCTACCGAAAGTGCCTGATCAGTCGGCATACTATAGTCGCCAACTGTACATCTATAATTTTACAATAGTAAAAGGAAACGAGACTCAGAACATTTCCAAAGAAAATGTTTACATAAATTGTTGGACTGAAAACACGCACAGAAAATCGTCTAACGAAATTGCATcagctttatatttttttcttaaaaattgtaACTTGGAAGGCAAAAAAGTTCTAAGATTAATGGGAGATGGCTGTGGctctcaaaataaaaatagtaccaTGATTGCCATGCTCTCATATTGGCTAGTAAATGAAGCTCACAGAAACCTTAAAACAATAGAGCTGATATTTCCAGTGCCCGGGCACTCATTTTTGCCCGCGGATAGGGTATTTggattaatagaaaaagaagTAAAGAACATGGAACAGATAATACACCCACAGTCCTATATAGATATATATGAGAAATATGGGCAAGTCACAAAGCTCGGTATGGATTGTTCTGTTTTTAATTGGAAAGAATTGGGAATGAATACACTTAAGCGGCCAGGTGAATATCATTTCCAATTTCTGCCCTGTAAACGTTTTTATCTGAAGAGAGTTAAAAATAACCCCCAACGATGCTTGTTAAAAGGTGAAGTTAATTACAATACTGACCTAGGAGCCTACAAGtctgtcattaaaaaaaataaaagtttgtacAAAGCTTCAGTTCCTTTAGTAGAAGCAGGAAAAGTCAAAGTGAGTGCACTCAAAATTGGAGATGTAAAGAATTTATTAAAAAGCCATTTTGGTGAAAATTGGGAAACCCAGTATGGCGATGAACTAAACTTTTACACAAATATCATAACGAAAAATACTGATGATACTGAAAATGCAAATGTTCTCGATGGTGATACGGAAAATGAAAATCACGATCTTTGTAATTATTATCCCGAAGAAATTGGATTAAgcgtttaa